Genomic segment of Porites lutea chromosome 13, jaPorLute2.1, whole genome shotgun sequence:
AAATGAAGGGTGTTGTTTTACTATCCACAGGTTAATACAGATCTGCCAGGTAAGTCTTCTTTCTATGATTTGTTGCCTGTTACAATTAtcttgaaaaagttgaaaaagtaaGTTCTTGCAAATCAGCGCTGATCATGAATTATCGCAAACGTGGGTTGGCATGAAAATGGTGTCTCCTTCTTTCTTGGTGACGTTTTTTTCGAGGTTTACAGATTGATGATGTTTATTTTTCTCATGATTTGTCATCACTATTTCGCAAGTAGTTACATAAAATTCATGGAGCAGCAACTCTACCTGGCTATCACGAGGAGCGAATGTAGAAAAAAGGCGACTTCTTGGATTTGCTAATTGATTTAATATACGTTTTTGATCCACCTAACGTTGTTGACAAGGTATCAATGTTTATCTGTTCATGTAGGATGGAAACGGGAGCTGGCTGTCCCCTCGTGCAAATATCTCTCCCCACTCACCCATCCCAGTGGTGTGTACTGGGTTGATCCAGATGGCGAATCCCAGATCAACGCGTTCAGAGTTTACTGCGAGATGGACACCGATGGAGGGGGCTGGACCTTAGTTTGGAGTTACGCGTTTACTGACTATGAAAATTTTAAGTCAAAAGCTAACGCAGTCAGTCCCTCGCCCAAATGGCCCGATATCTCGGCAGACATTGATGTGCCTATCTCTATTACACCACCTATGCATGAACACGATTTCAACGCCTTAGACTTTTCACTTTGGAAGCAACTCGGACAGGAAATCTTCGTCAAAAGTAATGTGAACAACTGGCTGGTATGCTCACCCAAGCGGGAGGAAGCTTTGTCGACTGGACACCAGGAAAAATTTCTTGTAAAATCGCCAACAAAATCGCCGGTACGCATTGTACTGATGGATCTCCATCGGTGACAATTCTCTTTAAGGACTGTGGACCACAGCTGCTTcgaggaaacaaaaattactatttttttgtgaGCTGCATCAATGTGAATGACAGATGGCCTATTCATGATCCGAGCGCAAAAAACCAGGAAAATCAATTGAGAGACGTCCAGGATCCCCACGGAAATATTTTCGTTCGTTGAGAGGAACTTCCCAGAAGAACTCGGCTACAAATTGCTGTTTGTCCTGAGTATAATTTTCGTGCTGTAGTTTAACAATTTTCGGCATTGTGTTTTAACTACCATAGCACGCGCTTTAGAAGTAGCACGGACAAAATTTAAAGTAATATATGCATGACGTTGCTTGCTGAACTGTAATTAATACTGGTTTCTATTTTTATTACGCACTGAAGGTGGGAGGCATTTTATTGGCAAATGTTGAAGTTGCTCGACGTGATACTGGgtcagttgttgttttgaatgaCTCATAGGATTGTTTTGTGGGAATCTATCATTTTTGCTATTTTAACATTGTTATATTAGCCTGCTTATACCAAACTGCGTTGAAAACCGGAAGTGAAAACAGTGCCAtataacctcgttcccagggccttCCCGTTTTTCCTGTTCTCTGGACAGGAAATCACCCCAGTCTCTCGCGCGGCCTCAGAATGACAAATACTCAAATAACCCGCGATGAAAcgtttttttccctcttttatCAGAAAGACATATAGAGGGGGTCCATACAGAGACCAGGCCAACACTATAATGATACGAAGCACGCACATATCGGCGTTAGAGTGGCGCACGTAGTCTAAACTCAGAGtgggaattaaaacaaaactgaatgcaaggctggtaatacggcaaagggctgatttatttgacgctaatatttcggctaacaaaattagccttcctcagggccagagctacaCTGGCCTCAAATAAAACACCCCTCTGCCGTATTGCCAACCTTGcattaaattttagtttcattcCCACTTCAAGTGACGTCTGGTATCGGCATCTCTACCTTAGAGATTCGACAAGAAAGAACCAGTCGGTTTTATTTACGCATTGAGCAGACCCCTGCattcaaagttctttttttaactcAGGGGATAGGATAAAATTGAATAGGCTACTAAATTTTGTGACCACCATATAATTTGATTATAGtatgaacacaacaacaacaccaaaagctttatttgcatgaccataaaggaattacagtattgcaaaagctattagtctaaatttaagtactaattcaactaattagtacgtgcaaaacattacaaaacgttacagttcccattcattcattcattcattgatattaatttggttcttaattcaaagcattgcgagataaatgaaactaattgacagttaattaaataatcagaggaattcataagaagagatattaaagtatcgtgtgaaagtgatttgaagtcaggtattttagtttctagtttggagaaaaatatgtctctgatctgagaataagccttacaatctagtaagaaatgattttcatcttcgattttgttacttgtacaAAAGTGACATATCCTTTCATTGCGAGGAATGTTTTCATATCTACCTGTTTCAATTCTAAGTTGATGACTACTTATTCTAAATCTAACTAATGCTTTTCTCGaagggttttttcttgttaaaactagGTACGGCGAGGGGCTATAGTCGTCTTtgattgtacaataaaaactgagtttttgtgattgttgaagggtctgattccagtaagagacgtatttatttttcattatgctGATATACCTATTAACTATTGAGTCACTCAAtgaattacaggaaaagtcatagTTTAGATCATAGTAGTCAACCATTTTCATGAGATTAGAGTAAAAGCTAGTTTTTCCGTTATGATGAAGGTCAATTGAAATTTGTAAGGCCTGTTTAACTATAGAATCTTCATCTTTACCTCTCAGATAGTCTAAGTAATTtagaatctttttatttatatcaatgatcatgGGAAATTTACCGAGTTCAGCTCTACAAGCAATGTTGGATGCCTTGTTATGTACTTGTAAATAACGTTTACAGAATTGCAAATGGGTTTTTTCAATTGCAGAGCTGTCCCAGGACTTAAAATCTGACTTAACAAAAGCACCCCAAACTTCACTGTTGTAGGTTAGAATTGGTGAAATCATAGAGTCAAAAATTTTACACGCAAGTGAGGGCTTAAGATTATTCAAATCCGTGTGCCGTCTGAGGCTGAAGAGCGCGTGAAGAGCTTTTTGTCGGAGATGTTCAAGCGAAAGTGTAAAATTTCCGGAAGATGTAATGCGAGTTCCTAAGTAAGTATAGTTTTGGACAACGTCGATTACTTCATTGCCTATGCGGAAGTTATGTTCACATTTTCGTGTGCATCGttgaaaaatcattattttggttttcttaggATTTATTCTAAGCATCCATGAGTTGCAATATGAAGATAGTGCGTTAAGGCAGTTTTGTAGACCAAGTTTGGATCGCGATAATATTATCAAGTCATCTGCGTAAAGGAGAGAGTTGAGTCTGGTGCCATTTGGTAACACGAAGGGGTCTGATAAAACATTGTCAAATGAGAACGCTAGATCGTTAAGGTATAAGTTAAAGAGCAGAGGGCTTAAAATGCAGCCTTGCCGCACTCCTCTTGCGTATTGAAAAGATCGTGTTTTGTTATTTCCAATCCTGACAGAGCAGGTAGACTTCGAGTATAGACTCTTAATTAGACTATAAAACTTTCCTTGGACATTGATCTTAGATAACTTATAGAGAGGCCCATCATACTAAACCGAATCAAAGGCTTTcctaaagtcaacaaaacacgCATATATTTTCTCCTTGTGACAATGGACATATTTGTCTATTAATGTTCGAAGTGTGAGGACATGATCTGCTGTTCTATTATTTGCCAGAAAACCAATTTGAGACTTGTGAAGTATATTATTTAAGTCAACGTGCTTTAGAAGTCTCTGATtgagaattgaacaaaatagttttccaaTACAACTGGAAATACAAATTCCACGGTAGTTTGTTGGATCGCTTAACACGTAACTATATTAGGGACTGACCatcagaaaagttatggggggggggggggaaggagggaattttcgagccgcaggaacttttctttcgttatcaaattccttgtgtgaatttttttaggccatagcatgaatattttttaggattaactGGCGtgcgtgaattttttttcatttaattttcccttgggcgaatatttttttttgtacttcgcccccccccccccccccccccccccaataagttttctaatggtccgtcccttaaacGTAGCGAGATCGTGTTGGCATGTCTTTCCTTTCAGTTGTTTCGGGGTCATCAAGCAAATTTAACTAAGCTAATTTCACTAAGGTCCATGACCCTGTTTCCTGCAATGCATCAACCTCATCCGCTTTGTAAATCCTGAAATATGAAGGGGTCACCATTAACTGTATGTACTGTTTATTCATCATCGTTCTTGATCAATGATAGATTGAATACGAGGAAGCGTTGTTGGGGTGAtgtggggaggggaggggagggagggggggtcGTGGCTAACTAAAATGTATACTACATCACGACAGAACAGTCGACCCTCCGGGGGTACAAGTTCCTATAATGGTCTATACCGGGAGGGGAGGCTCcacaaaggggtacctttttcaaggTTCAGGTTTATGAAAGGGTATGGATTTCACGAGTGAGTATATGAATGGGTGgtgaaatctgtcatttcggtctgtgaAAGGAAAGGACCAAAAAGTACAAACAGACGCGTCTGGCATTTAAATGGGATTCGTTCTGAACTAAGTCTGTGAAAGGGGTGCATgccttttttgtcaaaattatAAGGGGTTTAACTTTAGGGCGCAGCCTCCTCGTGTAAAACTTTGCTGAGTACCCCCCGGTCAATGGACACTGTAACTGTACTCTTTAAGAAACATTCTGCACAATTTGTTTGGTGTTTTTGCGACAGACAAAGTCGCATTTTAATAGAAATTTGCCTCAGTATATTTGACgtggaaaaaataaagagaagaaaaatgaGGAAGGGGAATCATGTCAGACGACATCGGAAATTCTATTTTTATTCTCTGCGTGCTCTCTTGAGATATTGGAAATTCAATACTACTGTAACAATTTAAGTTCCGCTTTCCAGACGATATATAAACTTTCCTGATTTGTCACAAAATTAGTTTGACGCGCACAGTCTCTATAGCTAACGAGTCGTAAGGTGCAGCGTGGTTTGGTTATTTTCAATTTTAGAGCCAAAATGGTGGATTCAATGCTAAGCAAGTTAAGGAAAATGTTATGTGGTAAGACAGGCAGTGTCATGTCCATGCTTTTCATgacttcttccttttttcttgttgAAATAATAGTTGGTTATGCAACAAACTCAATGGCTCTTGTAGCTGACTCTTTTCACATGTTATCCGACGTTATTTCGCTGATAATCGGCTTTTTCGCTTTGAGATTCTCCAAACGCAGCCATCGAACTGAGAGAAACACTTTCGGCTGGCAACGAGCTGAGGTTTTGGGTGCCTTGGTAAACTCTATGTTTCTTATTGCACTCTGCTTTTCAATTCTCGTCGAGTCGTTGAAACGACTCGTGGAGCCAGAGTCACTAAAGAACCCAGTTTTGGTTCTCATCGTTGGAGCGGTCGGTTTAGCGGTTAATGTGATCGGCCTCATGTTATTTCATGAACATGGTCATGGGCATGGGCACAGCCATGGTGGTAGCAATGGTCACAAGGATAACCATGGCAATAAGCATGTAACTGAAAatgtagaaaataaaaatgtacaaatagCCATTCAGTCAGGGCCACGAAGGGAAAAAGAGAGCCACAAGACTGTCGACCATACCATACATGAAGGTGAGTCTTATGGTGGACCatgtcatgtttttttcctcttatgtcaggggcacccaacgagaatttagttcaaaaccacttaaacatagcattgttaaacgtattttagtatttaaacggtagatatacgcatatttttatccccgaaatatttttcatctgttcggatttcctagctgaaagtctcgagatccgaaaatcatagggaccaaacttaccttttcgaaaatttcagccagaaaaaaggctcccgaaaattctaggtgagctttttagggtaaaaatccgttaaaaatgggcaattacaccaatttttagatgttcgaaaatcctaggagaggtaggcaagcaagacattttacaaaaaatgttccggaaattctagatctcaaattccgaacagatatttccggaaaattgacgttgggcgCCCCTGTTATGTGATTTCTGTTTTTGCTAGTAAATCATAGTGGCACTAACGACTTCTCTGACAACTTTGCATCAAGGCAAtgaagagtttaaaaaaagccttttgTATTAGATACCGAGATTTAATAAATTAGAACCGGTCTAATGTTCCAGTTTATCAATCGAGACTCTATAGGCTCGTTGTTATGTTTACTATTTTCTCAAGAACTGGAATGTTCGTTTTGATGAACTTTTAGACTAAATTGCAGTTATAATATCGTGGTGATTATAAATAATACTATCATATAACTACGCTATTTGgtatatataatattataagTGCAACGATCTGGCTAATTGACTTCTTGAGAGATTCACGATAGACTATAATTAACTGTAAGTCAAGATGAAAGACTTGCAATAATTGCAGTAAtgaattataaatattttacaaaataaattaatagaaCATTAAACAGTACTTGCTGTTTTTAATATCcgtgtttctttttcagaaattGGGtacttatttactttttaaaggagaaagggTTTAAGGCTGCAAAATGAGACAATTACGCTTGTGTTCGAccctttttgacttttttcaggggcacccaacgaaaatatagttcaaaaccacttaaacatagcattattaaacgtattttagtatttaaacggtagataaaggaatatttttatcccctaaaaatgtttcatctgttcggatttcctagttgaaagtctagtgatccgaaaattatagggatcaaaactcgCCTGtgcgaaaatttcagccagaaaaaaggctcccgaaaattctaggtgacctttttagggtgaaaatccgttaaaaataggcaattataccattttttagatgtttgaaaatcctaggagaagcaggtaagcaagaaattttacaacaaatgttccgaaaattctagatctcaaatcgtcttccgaacggatatttttccgtaaattgtcgttgggtgcccctgttttttGGAGCAGTGGCGAGTGTACTCGGCTGTCCAGAATTCAAACTTAGCTATAAGATCAGCTGAGTGAGCTTGTTTAAATAATATTTGTTAACTGGGCTCTAAAATCCCGGCAGTGGGACAGATTAATGTTGTGTTAAAAGCTCGGCTTTAGTTAAGAAGCTTAATATTGATGTGGGTGTTTTCACCCGACTGCCAAAAAGAAATAACAGAAGTCAATTCTATTGACTGAGGTCAACTAACCTATAATCTTGAGAGAACAGGTTTCCGATTTTACTAAAGTTGCATCTAAGGCACAATAAAACTGGAATAGAATTACAATCCAAATTGTAAATCCATCAGTGTTTTTTTATGTGCGAGCTGAACACCCTTTGTCTCAATCGCTTCACATTGTGTCAGACTTCGTGTATAAATTTAGTTTAGTATTTTTCAGTCTCCTTCATCGTTGTTTTTTTAGGCACAGAAAATAATGGAATTGAAACCAATGATGTAGAACAACTGGAGTCTGATCATTCAGCACTGGAAGATGAAGATGAATCGAGGGATAAAACTGATGGCGATGTAGTTTCTAATGGTGAGTGTACAGAGGCCCAAATGAGGATAAGAACATAGAAGACGAAAGTTGCAAATAACGCAGTGCGCTGCCGACTTTATGAAAATAGTTCATTTAATCACTTTACTTTTCGTTTTAGGCAAGGAAACAGTTGGAATTGAGACCAATGACACGGAACATAGCTCTGATCACGGAGAGCCTGAGGATGAAGATAAATCAAGGAATCATTGTACCTCGGCCAGTAATGGTAAGTATAACTGGACCAAAGCGGGACACGTGTTGGGGACTGTAGGGTTCTCGCTTGGCTAGTTAAGGAAGGAACCGAGACTCTGTTCTTCAACTACCACGGCATTTATTCTTCTCAGCGCTAACAATTCTTCTTCAACTACAACAACTTTTCTTCTACTAGCCAAGCCTGTCACCAGCGAATTAAATAATCAAATTGTAGACGTGTTTGTCTGGTTAGCTGACCCTGAGAAGTGAGAACTTCCTATTGTTATCATGTCGCTGAACTAGAATACCGGAGAATAGAATACTTTACACCAAAGAACCAACTGAACGCTAGCGGTAAAATTGCTCTGTAGGACCAAGCATACAAAAGCAGGGACCTTCAGTGCACCTAGAACTCACGAAGGTCAGCTATAATGCCCGAACATGCCTCCCGGTGGGGGCACTGCCAtgtatgggctatataggtatgtgccgctgtgaagggtatggttttcaggcagtttactctaggatagggtatataaatcagagtgtttgggtctagaatagggtatcatttttcaggaaaatgatcagttggttgaagattttatctagacaagggaaacagctactctaggatagggggatttggggagtttactctagtatagggtagcaaaattcagctgaactagctctgttataggttaagggttccagggtcccagcggcacatccccacccagaaattcctaaagtacccccccgaACTTGCCTACTTCAAAGAACTACAATTAAGTTAAACAAATCGTTCAATTAGACCGCAGCGATACTACTAAAAAACTCAGGAACTATCCGTGTGAGCTGCTGTGATTGAATTTCCTTAGACTATCAACTGTTTATGAAGAACAATACGTACAGTACTATAAAATAATCATTCGGATACCCTTAACGTAAGAAAAACCTTAAAAATGccaaaactcaaaaacaaaactaaaagcaaCTACTACTTCATAACCGACACACGCAATACACAGCGGAAAAGAACGGCAACTGACGCAATACGGTACCGTAAATATACCAGCAAAATACCACAAGATAGTGCGATCCAATATTATCTTCAATACCAGCTGGGCCCCATGTCTTGGGCACCCTCAGAAAtgtctgttttattattttgcctgtTTGGTTATTCTAATTATTCTCCAAGTTATCGTTTCAGGTTTCTCCTTCACACAATATTATGCCTTTTATTCCATCCCTAAGTTAACTTATTTAGGTCAGAAATTTAATTTCAAGAAATGTCAATTATTTTCATCTCAGTCGTATCTACGCTCACGTCTGACGTTTTGCATTACGACATGAAAATTTCTATTCTGAACGGATTATGAAGGGCAATTGGCCAGTATCCTTACCTATGTAATCCATAAAACATTTGGAGTGTCTGACGTGTATAGGGCAAGAGAACAGTTAGCTCGCAATACCCTAAattattagcctgcgtagcaggcgcttggaagtagtgggtaCGAGAAAATACGGGCGCGCGTAAAGGAGACACGCGAGGAGACACCCCTCGCGCGCGCCtgtctctctttcgcccactacttcgaagcgcctgctacgcaggctactaatTTTTTGCTTTATGATCATTCATCCCTCAGGTGAAGATGAAAATAGCCTCTCATTTTCCAGCAATTCTGCCAAAAGTGACGTCAAAGTCAAGTCAAGCGCTCAATTGAACATGAGGGGGGTATACTTGCATGTTCTGGGGGATGCCCTCGGGTCTGTTATTGTTATAATAAGCGCTTTGATCATCAAGTACGCCTCTGGTAAATGGACGGTTTACGTTGATCCTGGTATGAGTATTCTGATGGTCTGCCTTATTCTGAAAAGTTCCATTCCACTCATGCGAGAGTCATCAATGATCTTGCTTCAAACTGT
This window contains:
- the LOC140923010 gene encoding uncharacterized protein, which produces MVDSMLSKLRKMLCGKTGSVMSMLFMTSSFFLVEIIVGYATNSMALVADSFHMLSDVISLIIGFFALRFSKRSHRTERNTFGWQRAEVLGALVNSMFLIALCFSILVESLKRLVEPESLKNPVLVLIVGAVGLAVNVIGLMLFHEHGHGHGHSHGGSNGHKDNHGNKHVTENVENKNVQIAIQSGPRREKESHKTVDHTIHEGTENNGIETNDVEQLESDHSALEDEDESRDKTDGDVVSNGKETVGIETNDTEHSSDHGEPEDEDKSRNHCTSASNGEDENSLSFSSNSAKSDVKVKSSAQLNMRGVYLHVLGDALGSVIVIISALIIKYASGKWTVYVDPGMSILMVCLILKSSIPLMRESSMILLQTVPTHIKIKEVQDRLLGHVEGVLGVHEFHVWQLAGNKIIASAHIRCRSPDEYMGIASKMKGFFHNEGIHSTTIQPEFVTDGKKGNECALECGQDKACAGERCCPEETGTELRKRSPLNHDEGTINHRFNMV